A genomic region of Denticeps clupeoides chromosome 9, fDenClu1.1, whole genome shotgun sequence contains the following coding sequences:
- the slc39a10 gene encoding zinc transporter ZIP10 isoform X1 yields the protein MRVHSHTKFCFLCVLTFLFHQCSHCHGEEHHHGHGEHRAAHSHGQGSPSHDHKHIHAHNDLQISQVPYVGPSVQPKARSISEAESEQHFYIKKLFHRYGQGDRLNFKGFQSLLLSLGLGEVKVVGLEHDDMGHDHVAHLDLLDVQEGHHSHSPGHQHHHHPHSHEHPHMEHGEHHSTDQVPYSPCSSQEPGPTIDSGPMPRHDHDHHFNEHTEKDDHKADKSYRRHPANNLDQEPGHADHLHINRQENQTHSNHHSHHHHHHKHPHPHHHDQLSSNRITSPPTQWETQPTQTSPETSAYSVVMGAPHLGEAQPSLTPTQAPATMDKRSRRPSKGRGQRNKSTGVPPLPPTHKHRHDDHNHVNVHSHSRVEKRAVPDEAPHPTQSTIPHSPAEHFGGLSHQHEECLNLTQLLNHYGLSPDSLISPVQFTYLCPALLYQIDSRLCIRHYHQMDIHVTDASAPTGWVWMSGIISITIISLLSLLGVVLVPILNQSCFKFLLTFLVALAVGTLSGDALLHLLPHSQGGHDHSQTGHEDVGAGNLLEEFDGVWKGLTALAGIYLLFIIEHCIGMFKHYKDQGGSWGLSKKGAAEAKIGRKLSDHKLNRRSDAEWLHLKPLTEGQDIMAQPVDTGHNDTQITETLDSPSKVPLALTNTECSPKQTDNLARENGKKTKKHSHGHSHSHGHSHSHCHSDQDMKDAGIASIAWMVIMGDGMHNFSDGLAIGAAFSDDITGGISTSVAVFCHELPHELGDFAVLLKAGMSVRQAIVYNLLSALMAYVGMVIGTAIGQYTHNVTSWIFAVTAGMFLYVALVDMLPEMLHGDSEEHKRCQLGHFLLQNLGMLTGFTIMLLIAIFEKRIVLDFGF from the exons ATGAGGGTCCATTCGCACACAAagttctgtttcctgtgtgtgcTCACATTCCTATTTCACCAGTGTAGCCACTGCCATGGTGAAGAACACCATCATGGCCATGGGGAGCATAGAGCTGCACACAGTCATGGGCAGGGCAGCCCAAGTCATGAtcataaacacatacatgcCCACAATGACCTGCAGATATCTCAGGTGCCTTATGTGGGACCATCAGTGCAACCAAAGGCCCGCAGCATCAGCGAGGCTGAGAGTGAGCAGCACTTCTACATCAAGAAACTGTTCCATCGTTATGGCCAGGGGGATCGCCTCAACTTCAAAGGTTTCCAGAGCCTGCTGCTTAGCCTGGGTCTGGGTGAAGTGAAGGTAGTGGGACTTGAGCATGATGACATGGGCCATGACCATGTAGCCCACCTGGACCTTCTTGATGTGCAGGAGGGACACCACTCCCACTCTCCTGGCCATCAGCACCACCATCATCCACATTCTCATGAACACCCTCACATGGAGCATGGAGAGCACCATTCCACAGACCAGGTGCCCTATTCTCCCTGTAGCTCGCAGGAACCTGGTCCCACAATTGATAGTGGCCCAATGCCACGCCATGATCATGATCACCACTTCAACGAGCACACTGAAAAAGATGACCACAAAGCAGATAAAAGTTACCGCAGACATCCAGCTAACAACCTTGACCAAGAGCCAGGTCATGCAGATCATCTTCACATCAACAGACAGGAAAACCAGACTCATTCTAATCATCAcagtcaccaccaccaccaccacaagcACCCACACCCTCACCATCATGACCAGCTTTCTTCCAACCGTATTACTTCTCCACCCACCCAATGGGAGACGCAGCCCACACAGACATCACCTGAGACTTCTGCATATTCTGTAGTCATGGGAGCTCCACACCTCGGGGAAGCACAGCCATCTCTCACACCAACCCAGGCTCCAGCCACCATGGACAAGAGGTCTAGAAGGCCTTCCAAAGGCAGAGGTCAACGTAACAAGAGCACAGGGGTTCCTCCTCTTCCCCCAACTCATAAGCACAGACATGATGACCACAATCATGTTAATGTTCATAGCCACTCCAGGGTTGAGAAGAGAGCAGTGCCTGATGAGGCACCCCATCCAACACAGTCCACCATCCCACACAGTCCGGCTGAGCACTTTGGTGGACTCTCCCACCAGCACGAAGAG TGTTTGAATCTTACACAGCTGCTGAACCACTACGGGCTGAGCCCTGATTCCCTCATCTCGCCTGTTCAGTTCACTTACCTGTGCCCAGCCCTCTTGTACCAGATTGACAGTCGGCTCTGCATCCGTCACTACCACCAAATGGACATCCATGTGACTGATGCCAGTGCTCCCACAG GCTGGGTATGGATGTCTGGCATTATCTCCATCACAATCATCAGCCTTCTGTCTCTGCTGGGCGTGGTGCTGGTGCCAATCCTCAACCAGTCCTGCTTCAAGTTCCTGCTGACTTTCCTGGTGGCACTAGCGGTGGGCACACTCAGTGGAGATGCCCTTCTCCACCTGCTGCCGCAT TCTCAAGGAGGACATGACCACAGCCAGACGGGTCACGAGGATGTGGGCGCTGGGAATCTGCTGGAGGAGTTTGACGGAGTGTGGAAGGGCCTGACAGCGCTGGCTGGAATTTACCTCCTCTTTATCATTGAGCACTGCATTGGGATGTTCAAACACTACAAAGATCAAGGG GGAAGTTGGGGTCTGAGCAAGAAAGGGGCTGCAGAGGCAAAAATTGGCAGGAAGCTGTCAGACCACAAGCTGAATCGGCGCTCCGACGCAGAGTGGCTTCACCTGAAGCCCCTCACTGAAG gccAGGACATCATGGCACAGCCCGTTGACACTGGCCACAATGACACTCAGATTACTGAGACCCTGGACTCACCCAGCAAAGTACCACTGGCACTGACCAACACAGAATGCTCCCCCAAGCAGACTGACAACCTAGCCAGAGAGAATGGCAAGAAGACAAAAAAGCACAGCCACGGACACTCCCACAGCCATGGGCACTCACACAGCCACTGCCACTCGGACCAGGACATGAAGGATGCTGGGATTGCAAGCATCGCTTGGATGGTCATCATGGGTGATGGCATGCACAACTTCAGCGATGGACTTGCCATAG GGGCAGCCTTTAGTGATGACATCACAGGGGGCATCAGCACGTCTGTCGCGGTGTTCTGCCATGAGTTACCACACGAACTGG GTGACTTCGCTGTGCTGCTTAAGGCAGGCATGTCAGTGCGGCAGGCCATCGTCTACAACCTCCTCTCTGCTCTTATGGCATACGTTGGCATGGTGATTGGCACGGCCATCGGACAGTACACCCACAATGTCACCAGCTGGATCTTCGCCGTCACTGCTGGCATGTTCCTGTACGTGGCCTTGGTAGACATG TTACCAGAAATGCTACATGGGGACAGTGAGGAGCACAAGCGCTGCCAGCTAGGACACTTCCTTCTGCAGAACCTGGGCATGCTCACAGGGTTCACAATCATGCTGCTCATCGCAATCTTTGAGAAGCGCATCGTTTTAGACTTTGGGTTCTAG
- the slc39a10 gene encoding zinc transporter ZIP10 isoform X2, translated as MRVHSHTKFCFLCVLTFLFHQCSHCHGEEHHHGHGEHRAAHSHGQGSPSHDHKHIHAHNDLQISQVPYVGPSVQPKARSISEAESEQHFYIKKLFHQHHHHPHSHEHPHMEHGEHHSTDQVPYSPCSSQEPGPTIDSGPMPRHDHDHHFNEHTEKDDHKADKSYRRHPANNLDQEPGHADHLHINRQENQTHSNHHSHHHHHHKHPHPHHHDQLSSNRITSPPTQWETQPTQTSPETSAYSVVMGAPHLGEAQPSLTPTQAPATMDKRSRRPSKGRGQRNKSTGVPPLPPTHKHRHDDHNHVNVHSHSRVEKRAVPDEAPHPTQSTIPHSPAEHFGGLSHQHEECLNLTQLLNHYGLSPDSLISPVQFTYLCPALLYQIDSRLCIRHYHQMDIHVTDASAPTGWVWMSGIISITIISLLSLLGVVLVPILNQSCFKFLLTFLVALAVGTLSGDALLHLLPHSQGGHDHSQTGHEDVGAGNLLEEFDGVWKGLTALAGIYLLFIIEHCIGMFKHYKDQGGSWGLSKKGAAEAKIGRKLSDHKLNRRSDAEWLHLKPLTEGQDIMAQPVDTGHNDTQITETLDSPSKVPLALTNTECSPKQTDNLARENGKKTKKHSHGHSHSHGHSHSHCHSDQDMKDAGIASIAWMVIMGDGMHNFSDGLAIGAAFSDDITGGISTSVAVFCHELPHELGDFAVLLKAGMSVRQAIVYNLLSALMAYVGMVIGTAIGQYTHNVTSWIFAVTAGMFLYVALVDMLPEMLHGDSEEHKRCQLGHFLLQNLGMLTGFTIMLLIAIFEKRIVLDFGF; from the exons ATGAGGGTCCATTCGCACACAAagttctgtttcctgtgtgtgcTCACATTCCTATTTCACCAGTGTAGCCACTGCCATGGTGAAGAACACCATCATGGCCATGGGGAGCATAGAGCTGCACACAGTCATGGGCAGGGCAGCCCAAGTCATGAtcataaacacatacatgcCCACAATGACCTGCAGATATCTCAGGTGCCTTATGTGGGACCATCAGTGCAACCAAAGGCCCGCAGCATCAGCGAGGCTGAGAGTGAGCAGCACTTCTACATCAAGAAACTGTT CCATCAGCACCACCATCATCCACATTCTCATGAACACCCTCACATGGAGCATGGAGAGCACCATTCCACAGACCAGGTGCCCTATTCTCCCTGTAGCTCGCAGGAACCTGGTCCCACAATTGATAGTGGCCCAATGCCACGCCATGATCATGATCACCACTTCAACGAGCACACTGAAAAAGATGACCACAAAGCAGATAAAAGTTACCGCAGACATCCAGCTAACAACCTTGACCAAGAGCCAGGTCATGCAGATCATCTTCACATCAACAGACAGGAAAACCAGACTCATTCTAATCATCAcagtcaccaccaccaccaccacaagcACCCACACCCTCACCATCATGACCAGCTTTCTTCCAACCGTATTACTTCTCCACCCACCCAATGGGAGACGCAGCCCACACAGACATCACCTGAGACTTCTGCATATTCTGTAGTCATGGGAGCTCCACACCTCGGGGAAGCACAGCCATCTCTCACACCAACCCAGGCTCCAGCCACCATGGACAAGAGGTCTAGAAGGCCTTCCAAAGGCAGAGGTCAACGTAACAAGAGCACAGGGGTTCCTCCTCTTCCCCCAACTCATAAGCACAGACATGATGACCACAATCATGTTAATGTTCATAGCCACTCCAGGGTTGAGAAGAGAGCAGTGCCTGATGAGGCACCCCATCCAACACAGTCCACCATCCCACACAGTCCGGCTGAGCACTTTGGTGGACTCTCCCACCAGCACGAAGAG TGTTTGAATCTTACACAGCTGCTGAACCACTACGGGCTGAGCCCTGATTCCCTCATCTCGCCTGTTCAGTTCACTTACCTGTGCCCAGCCCTCTTGTACCAGATTGACAGTCGGCTCTGCATCCGTCACTACCACCAAATGGACATCCATGTGACTGATGCCAGTGCTCCCACAG GCTGGGTATGGATGTCTGGCATTATCTCCATCACAATCATCAGCCTTCTGTCTCTGCTGGGCGTGGTGCTGGTGCCAATCCTCAACCAGTCCTGCTTCAAGTTCCTGCTGACTTTCCTGGTGGCACTAGCGGTGGGCACACTCAGTGGAGATGCCCTTCTCCACCTGCTGCCGCAT TCTCAAGGAGGACATGACCACAGCCAGACGGGTCACGAGGATGTGGGCGCTGGGAATCTGCTGGAGGAGTTTGACGGAGTGTGGAAGGGCCTGACAGCGCTGGCTGGAATTTACCTCCTCTTTATCATTGAGCACTGCATTGGGATGTTCAAACACTACAAAGATCAAGGG GGAAGTTGGGGTCTGAGCAAGAAAGGGGCTGCAGAGGCAAAAATTGGCAGGAAGCTGTCAGACCACAAGCTGAATCGGCGCTCCGACGCAGAGTGGCTTCACCTGAAGCCCCTCACTGAAG gccAGGACATCATGGCACAGCCCGTTGACACTGGCCACAATGACACTCAGATTACTGAGACCCTGGACTCACCCAGCAAAGTACCACTGGCACTGACCAACACAGAATGCTCCCCCAAGCAGACTGACAACCTAGCCAGAGAGAATGGCAAGAAGACAAAAAAGCACAGCCACGGACACTCCCACAGCCATGGGCACTCACACAGCCACTGCCACTCGGACCAGGACATGAAGGATGCTGGGATTGCAAGCATCGCTTGGATGGTCATCATGGGTGATGGCATGCACAACTTCAGCGATGGACTTGCCATAG GGGCAGCCTTTAGTGATGACATCACAGGGGGCATCAGCACGTCTGTCGCGGTGTTCTGCCATGAGTTACCACACGAACTGG GTGACTTCGCTGTGCTGCTTAAGGCAGGCATGTCAGTGCGGCAGGCCATCGTCTACAACCTCCTCTCTGCTCTTATGGCATACGTTGGCATGGTGATTGGCACGGCCATCGGACAGTACACCCACAATGTCACCAGCTGGATCTTCGCCGTCACTGCTGGCATGTTCCTGTACGTGGCCTTGGTAGACATG TTACCAGAAATGCTACATGGGGACAGTGAGGAGCACAAGCGCTGCCAGCTAGGACACTTCCTTCTGCAGAACCTGGGCATGCTCACAGGGTTCACAATCATGCTGCTCATCGCAATCTTTGAGAAGCGCATCGTTTTAGACTTTGGGTTCTAG